CCTGACATCCTTTTCTCCTCTTTTGACAGTCAACGAACgcccttttctctctcttcctttactttttctcttcttttcctacTTCATGTGTCAACAGAGCTTTGTACGACAGAGTGATCACAGACAGTCAAGAAAGACAAGTCCTCCATACATAACCAGTCTGTCAGCACTATTCTAgcgcgccgccatcaacacAGTTGGGGTTTTAGTCAGGCTCGTCATGCTCAACCAGCCGGATGCCAAGAGACTTGCGACAGGAAAGCTATCCATCTCGTTTGCCAGTTTTGTCGAGTCACACCTACAGCGGCACCGGAAGCTCCCCTTACGTGCTGCTCTGACTACAGCAACAAGCCAACGAGCTGCAAAGAGTATATGCAGATGCTCACCATAGAATCCGGCGTGGAGGGGTAAGTTCCCGGTGCAGTATGCCGTTGACTCTTGGACCGGGGGTCTCGCTTATGTTGGTGGCATGACTTGGCTCGGAGAATGACAAACTGACGATCGAAAACTACTCCGCAATGCACACTGGGGTGGCAGGAACATTCAACGCTTTTCCCGCAATCCCTGTATTGTCCTCTCGGAAGCTTGACTTTGCTTTGcaggtgggggaggggggttcgTTGCTCGTTCACCAATAGTAACTGATGGAAACGTATTCGGAGACGGCGAGAAGCCCAGCCCGGATTGAGCAGACGCTCAAGCTCTGGGATTGGCCTGTCACTCACAGAAATAGCCCATCCGAGCATGCCAAGGATGCGGGTATGCAAGCCCACAAGCCCAGTTACATCCGGCAACTCCATCCGTGAGCCTGGGAGGGCGATCGCCTCCTGGAACCTCGACTCAGGGCGCCACAGACCGGCGGGAGAGCTTGGCGTAGGGGCGGTGCCTCAAGGGCCACTTCTACTATGTCTTAGTAGCGGCGAGCGGTCCTAGGGCTTGAGGAATACCGGGAGACGCTGGCCGAGTTGGCAAggggcgagggagggagtTATACCTTCTCTCTTGTGAAAGAGGAGCAGTCACAGGGACAGCAGCCAGTCGTGTTATATGAAGTCCATACGGCATGATATATCGACTGGATCCACGGCTGTGAACAACTGGTCTTCAGAGTACACGTTCACCATTCTTAAGATCTGGAATGGATTTGGGGTTAGCCAAGTCCTCAGCATCAACCAGACGTGATGAGTCCAGTCAGGAGTTGATTCTCGTGTGAACGGTTCCATTACATGGCTTCTTGCCTGCATTCCAGTGGAATCTCTACTGAACAGCCAGTGGTCACATACGGACCCGGTAACAAAAGATGTCAGTATCTCTAGCTGTATTAAATCTATTCAAAATGTCCCTGAGAATCGCTATATCTCTCTAGGTCTATCCCATCTATCCCATACTCATGACAACgttaataaaataaaaataaaaacaTGAACCCCAAAaatcaacccccccccccgcatGTCCTATGCGGTGAACACCTCGACCGACCGATCAACATTACAGCGTTGGATGCCCCCCCCCGTCTAGTCGACGTACTTGGGCAGGGTGGCCATGACGCCGTCCTTGGAGATGAGCTCCATGGCGTTGGCGACCTCGTTGATGAAGCGCTCGTCGGCGCGCAGGTCGTCGCCGAAGAGCACCTTGACGCTGAGCAGCTGACGCGggtcgttgccgccggccgcggcgagggcctgcaGCTGCTCGCGCATGgggtcgtcgacctcgaaggcgttgccctcgtcgtcgacgccgcggaggTAGAGGAAccaggcgccggcgacgaagcACAGGCGGCGGAAGGGCCCCGTGGCCCAGATCTGCTCGGCGATGGAGGGCATGATGAACTGCGGGATCTTGCCggaggcgccgagggcgacgcgggGGATGCCGTCCATGATGGTCGGGTTGGAGAAGCGCTCCATGAGGGTGTGGCAGTACTGGTCaatgtcgacgccggcgatgtcGGGCAGCAGGGGCTTCACCTCCTGCTGCATCATCTGCCAGACGAACTCGCGGTAGACGGGATGCTCCATGACCTCGTGGACGTACTTGAAGCCGGCGAGCTGGCCCGGGTAGGCCATGGCGGAGTGGCTGGCGTTGAGCAGGCGGAGCTTGTGCTTCTCGAACTGCTCGACCTCGtggacgccctcgacgacctggacgcCGACCTTCTCGAAGGGcgggcggccgtcggcgaacTTGTCCTCGATGACCCACTGCATGAAGGGctcggtgacgacgggcCAGGCGTCCTCGATGCCGAAGGCGTCGGCCAGCGACGCGATGTCCTTGGGCGAGGTGCTCGGGGTGATGCGGTCGACCATGGCGTTGGGGAaggcgccctcgtcggcgatcCAGCGggcgacggccgggtcgcGGAGGCGGGCGAAGGACTCGAGCATGTGGCGGGTGATGGAGCCGTTCTTCTGCATGTTGTCGCAGGACATGACGGTGAAGGGCCTGAGACCCTGGGCGTGGCGCCTCGCCATGGCGGCGTAGAGGAAGCCAAAGGTGCTGACGGGGGCGTCGGGGTTCTCGAGGTCGTGGCGGATGTCCGGGTGGTCGGCCTGCAGCTCGTGGGTGTTCTCGTTGTAGTAGTAGCCGCTCTCGGTGATGGTCAGGGAGACGATGTGGGTGTCCGGGTGGGCCATCTTGGCGATGACGGCCTCGCGGTCGTCGGGGGCGTAGAGGAAGGAGTTGatgctgccgacgacggcggcggcgctgcccTTGGCGGAGCGCTCGATGACGGTGTAGAGGTGgtcctgggcggcgaggacgtcgcgCATGGCGGCGTCGTTGGGGCggaggccgacgccgcagATGGCCCAGTCGCGCTGGCCGTGCTTCTGCATCAGCTGGTCGACGTAGACGGCGAGGTGGGCGCGGTGgaagccgccgacgccgacgtggacgatgccctccttgacggcatcgccgcGGCTGTAGGTCGGCGTCCTCACGATGCGGTCGCCATCCTGCGAGGCGATGACGGACAAGTTGTTGCTGCTGAGCTTGAGGGACTCTGTGCTGTGAGGCATTCTAAACCGAGAAGAtgtggaagaggaggaggattacggtgatggagagagaggatgggatggatgatgatgagtgaggaagagagtcaatggggagggggggggagtcgagtgagggaagaagagatAAGTTGGGAAGTCAAGACGAGTGGAATCCGGAGAGGTCGGTCGCTTGGTTTTGTATGTTTTGTATGAACAGAAACTCAAGTCacaagacagacagagagcTCACCGCTGGTTTTACTTACCCCTGAGCTTCGGGCTTTTggttttttatttttattttatttcATTACCTATGAACACATGGACCGGAAGAAGTTCGGCCACAGAAATTTCGAAGCACGTTCCAGGTTGTTGAGAAGActtgagtgagtgagtgactGACTTGACTGGCATCGATGTATCATTGTATCAGCTCTCGGTCAAGCCCTTGGAGTAGGGATCCATAAAATCGAGTTCCCACACACCGCCAATGTGCTGGGAAGTGTGTTAAAGTGGCGGCGGAGGATCCccgtcttttttttttctttctcgagTCTTGATccagaaaaaaaagggggccCCGGTGGCGGTTTATGTGGGTTATTTTCGGGGAACCGGCTGCTGGGTATTTTTAAACAGGGACGAGGAGAGACCGGTCCAGCTTATCAGGCCAAGTTGAGCCCAAACGGGTTGTGGAGTTTGTCCAGATCACATCATGATgcaaaaggggggggggagggacggGAATAAACATGGTCTGCGTGGGTCGAGACTTGATTAAGGCCCTGGGCAGCCAGCCATGCTTACCCTACCTGTATGACTCGGCAGCGGCAAATCTTGAGCATATGGCAAGGTAGCAGCAAGGTAGCaagagaggggaaagggTCCGCGCGGTGATGGGCGATCCCTGCTGGCAAGCTGCAAAAAATTCAACGGGGTCCGGAGGATTACTATGTACAGGATTACAGGATGGGGAAAGGGATTGTCGATGGCAAAAACTGCGGTGCTTCCATGATGCAAGACGGAGacgaaggagggggggggggggggggggggggggggggggggtgtttgGACAAGGCCAGAGAGTTTGTGTCTGTCGTCTGTCGATCGTCTTGTGTGTTGTTGAGGAAGACAGAGAGCGACGACTTTGAAGCTATTGAGACACCCAATCAACCCGAGATTGCCGTGAGTGGGTATGTCTAGAGCTCCCCGAGAGTCTATTGGCCTGTTCAAGTCAAGTGACAAGAGCACATGACCTTCAAGGGTTCGCTGCAAGTCCAAGACAATGTTTTTGTCTCTTCAACTTTGAATGTCTTGGTCCGTAGATGGTCGGAGCCGGGCTGATGCTGTCTGGCTAACGATGTAGTTGTCTACGATTCCAAGACaccatgccatgggggagAGTAACTGAGAACAACTGAGAACAAAACCCCGCGCCGCCCAGAAATGGCGAGTTGTCTCAGCACACAGCCGTTTACTGTTTCCGAAACCCCCCCAGCTTTAGAAACAAACCAACAGGTCGGCGGCATGATAGAGCTCTGTCGGTGAGAAGGGGGCTTCCTTGAACCTTGAAATTGGAAATCTGCCAACCACTCTTTGGTGTGTAGTGTTGTGCTCCATTCTGTCAACACGTggttcttctcctttttaTTTTATCCTATTTACCATGTTCAATCTTTTTGTTCTAATGAAAGCTGCTCAGCCCATCATCGTCAGCTGTCGGAGGCACTTTGAGGCAGCCATCCAATCCGTACATGCAATTGAGTTGTTCCTGATGTGACTTTCAACGATATCAGTCTCTGTGTTGACGAGTCCCTCGTAGATACTCCAGACTAGACTACTGCACATAGCATTCCCCAGTATTGCACTAGACAAGAGACAAAAGGTCAGTTGATCAAGATGGAAAATGTGTCTATAATCTACATTCCAATTTCAAGCATAAGCAATCCGTCCTCTATGTAACCCAAACCAATTCAACCGCATCGCCCCCTTTGTCATCATAATCATCTCAGTCAGTCTCCCAGCAACACGCTCCCCCCTTaggcctccttgacggcaTTGGACACCACCTTGGACCCGGCGACGATGGTCCGCGCCAGCGACGAGATGGCGACGTTGCTCAGCAGGTCGAACACGGACACGTCGGCCTGCAGCTCCTCGTAGATCCACGACCGCAGCTCCACCGCCAGCAGGCTGTCGACACCGTAGCTGCTGACGGGCCGCGACGTCTCGATGTTCTCGGCCGAGACCATCATCGAGCGCGCCAGCTTCTGcacgagcgccgccgccaccacctcggcggcgccctcgagccccgtcgccgccgccagctcgtCGCGCAGCCgcccggcgtcgtcgttctTCTCCTGCACGACGTGGTGCGTGTCGACCTGCACGATGTGCGCGAACTTGGCGTCGTTGAACCACCAGGGGTACTTCTCCGACCCGAGCGCCATCATGCCCCCTGTGCCGAGCCCCGTGATCATctgcgtcggcgccgtcgctgccgccgcgctcTCGCCCGTCATGGCCGCCTGTAGGATGGCCAGGAACTCGCGCTCGCGGATGCCGATGAAGCTCCAGCTGCGCGTGTTCTCGTGCACGCGGTCGCCCGtcgtctcctcggcgaggaacCCGACCCCCAGCACCATGCCGACGTCGATGGAGCACGCCGGcagcccgcgcccgcgccggTGGTGCGCGAGCGCGTCCTGGTACGCGTTGCCCGCGCTGTAGTTGCCCTGCGCCCGCGACCCGGCGATACCCACGCTCGACGAGAGGAGCACGAAGAAGTCCATGTCGCGCGGGAGGTGCTCGTGGAGGTGCCAGCTGCCCTGGACCTTGCACTGCGTCGCGCCGAGGAACTGGTCGCGCGTCATGCCTTGGTAGATCTGGAGTGAAGTGTTGTTTAGCGATGAGAATTCTGTTTTGGGGAATGATTACATGGTTGTTGTAGTAGTAGGAGCAGTGGTAGTGGTAGAGGTGGTAGTCTACCATCCATCATTGCCATGTAGATAGTTAAAGaaaagacagacagactgCTTTGACTTACAGCATCGTTGAGTACCATGGCGCCTTGAACGACACCGCGGACCCGGGGCCACGACTCAGCTCGGCAGCGGTCCAGGCAGGCCAGCAgctgggcctcgtcgccgacgtcgcaCTCCATCGCCGCGGCCCGAACGCCCTGCTtctcgaggcggccgagcaGCTCCCGGACGGTGCGCTTCCGGTCGCCGGAGCGCGAGAGCATCAAGATGTTCCGGGCCCCGGACCGGGCCATCCACTCGGCGATGCATCGGCCGagcccgccgctgccgccggcgatgacgtAGGTCGCGTCGGGCCGGaacgccatcggcgccacgcgcggcggcgtcgcgagcaccacgtcgtcgtcgcgcgCCTCGAGCACGATCTTGCCGACGTGCTTGCCCATCTGCATGCGGCGgaaggcctcctcggcccgCGACAGCGGGAACGACTCGACGGGCGCCACGGGCCGGGCGACGCCGGAGCGGAGCAGGTCCATGACCTCGCCGAAGACCCGGGACgcagcgacggcgtcgtggtcgagcaggtcgagcaTGTTGACCGAGTGGAAGGAGACGTTGCGCAGGAAGGGCTCCATGTCGAGCCCCGTGTTGCCGACAATGTCCTTCTGGCCCAGCTCGACGAAGCGGCCGAAGCGGCCGATGCAGCGCCACGAGAGCCGCagcgcctcgccggcgagcgAGTTGAgcacgacgtcgacgcccctGGACCCGGTGAGCCGCATGACGCCCTGCGCAAACTGGGTGTCGCGGCTGTTGAAGATGTGCTCGGCGGGGATGCCGTACGTTGTCATCAGgagctgcttcttctcctcggacGACACCGTCGCGAAGACCTTTGCGCCGACGTGCTGGGCCAGGATGATGGACGCCTGacccacgccgccggcggcgccgtggaTCAGCAGGGACTCCCCCTCGCGAAGCCGGGCCACGTTGGAGATGGCGTGGTGCGCCGTGCTGTAGATGACGGGAagcgaggcggcggtgacgaggtcCATGCCGTCCGGCACGAGCTGCaccatggcctcctcggcctggacCAGGTTGCCCATCGTGCCGAGCTTCCACGTcatgacggcgtcgcccgGCCTGACCCTCGAGACGCCCTTGCCGACGcggtcgacgatgccgctgCAGTCGACCCCGAGCGCGGGCTGCTCGAGCTGGCCCATGGCGACCATGACGTCCTTGAAGTTG
This sequence is a window from Colletotrichum higginsianum IMI 349063 chromosome 8, whole genome shotgun sequence. Protein-coding genes within it:
- a CDS encoding Mannitol 2-dehydrogenase, whose amino-acid sequence is MPHSTESLKLSSNNLSVIASQDGDRIVRTPTYSRGDAVKEGIVHVGVGGFHRAHLAVYVDQLMQKHGQRDWAICGVGLRPNDAAMRDVLAAQDHLYTVIERSAKGSAAAVVGSINSFLYAPDDREAVIAKMAHPDTHIVSLTITESGYYYNENTHELQADHPDIRHDLENPDAPVSTFGFLYAAMARRHAQGLRPFTVMSCDNMQKNGSITRHMLESFARLRDPAVARWIADEGAFPNAMVDRITPSTSPKDIASLADAFGIEDAWPVVTEPFMQWVIEDKFADGRPPFEKVGVQVVEGVHEVEQFEKHKLRLLNASHSAMAYPGQLAGFKYVHEVMEHPVYREFVWQMMQQEVKPLLPDIAGVDIDQYCHTLMERFSNPTIMDGIPRVALGASGKIPQFIMPSIAEQIWATGPFRRLCFVAGAWFLYLRGVDDEGNAFEVDDPMREQLQALAAAGGNDPRQLLSVKVLFGDDLRADERFINEVANAMELISKDGVMATLPKYVD